From a single Anomaloglossus baeobatrachus isolate aAnoBae1 chromosome 8, aAnoBae1.hap1, whole genome shotgun sequence genomic region:
- the LOC142250042 gene encoding uncharacterized protein LOC142250042, whose protein sequence is MNIHEPGLSCRERIAVDLVKRRWRSARDQYRREYNPIPSSSSQGRKRRYVYYEQISFLAPILEVTQTEDNLDDSDEQPTAGPSATATSASEQEPGREDSENQEIQQDAAAATDSHEGGTESAQTNTQGSSTQQTTTPATQSTQTNVLPRFAPQPLRARRIRRPEEMRSLPEIIDTRIIHIMNTLIPETDAERFCWSLSTSLTKIPSDRQERVRAAMLTLLSASQAEQEPVRVYEAIENWRTIMQQHTVPNTTDNPNTIATQTTMATVVVTNPVLQQSGQPSIASSTVFPTPIRQGYVATNTGALSTVQSATSQQPINYINLQPTPSTSYFTQPTNIGGLPNMFPGSTYPQSFMMPHYPISTMLPTPHLQTSVNYPQGQQHTHTQYPLTHVDPQVYSTSGNVLGQTSMQQTVPHTTVVSNRNVVQQSTASIPENTISEATQNNILSNTQVTSLEDLVDL, encoded by the exons ttgacttggtcaaaagacgttggcgttcagcacgtgatcagtaccgaagggagtacaaccctataccatcctcatccagccaaggccgcaaacgcagatatgtgtattatgaacaaataagcttcctagcacccatcttagaagtaacaca aacggaggataatctcgacgattctgatgaacaaccaacagctggtccctctgctacagccacctcagcatcagaacaagaacctggcagagaagacagtgaaaatcaagagatccaacaagatgcagcagcagcaactgattcacatgagggtgggacagagagtgcacaaaccaacacccaaggctcatccacacaacaaacaacaacaccagcaacacaatcaacacaaacaaatgtacttccacgttttgcaccacaacctctccgtgcaagaagaatccgcagacctgaggaaatgagatccttaccggaaataattgacacacgcattattcacataatgaacactttaattccagaaacagatgctgaGCGTTTTTGttggtctttatctactagcttaaccaaaattccatcagataggcaggaacgtgtacgagctgctatgcttaccctactgtcagctagtcaggcagaacaggaaccagtgagagtgtatgaggccatagaaaattggcgtaccattatgcaacaacatacagtcccaaacacaacagacaatccaaataccattgcaacacaaacaacaatggcaacagtagttgtcactaatccagtattacaacaatctggtcaaccttctattgcttcaagtacggtattcccaacaccaattaggcaagggtatgttgcaaccaatactggcgccttaagcactgtacaaagtgctacctcacagcaacccataaactatattaatttacaacccactccaagtactagttactttactcaacccacaaatattggtggtttacctaacatgtttcctggttcaacatacccacaatcattcatgatgcctcattatccaatctcaactatgttacctacaccacacttacaaacatcagtcaactatcctcaaggtcaacaacatacacacacacaatacccacttacccatgtagacccacaggtgtactcaacatcaggcaatgtgttgggacaaaccagcatgcaacagactgttccacacactactgtagttagtaataggaatgttgttcagcaatcaactgcttccattcctgaaaatactatttctgaggccacccaaaacaacatactcagcaacactcaggttacttccctagaagatcttgttgacttatga